One part of the Gossypium raimondii isolate GPD5lz chromosome 1, ASM2569854v1, whole genome shotgun sequence genome encodes these proteins:
- the LOC128039833 gene encoding uncharacterized protein LOC128039833 gives MDDIRGVEKILRSLDSRFDYIVVNIEESKDLSTMTIDELTGSLQAHEERLNKKKKEVDLDQALQSKLSLNEKKGDFKNQRGRDRGRGRGRNFKGSGSNARERGEDASTENGWKEANQNSGASKHMTGNKNLFSKLFESDCGEVKVGDGKAYKVSGVGELEFKTKQGRVEKMSEVYFVPGLKNNLLSVGHLLKKGYDIHFRDMACYLSKKNQIWTFELWKFGDAFKDDDVSSLGGNRYFISFIDDYSRKLWVYCVKEKSEAFQRFKDFKAEVENFTGLKINTLRTDRGGEYFSKEFEKYY, from the exons ATGGATGATATTCGTGGTGTTGAGAAAATCCTCCGTTCTTTAGATTCCAGATTTGACTACATTGTGGTGAACATTGAAGAATCAAAGGACTTGAGTACCATGACTATTGATGAACTCACAGGTTCGTTGCAAGCCCATGAAGAAAGattaaacaagaagaaaaaggaagtagATCTAGATCAAGCACTCCAGTCAAAGTTGTCTCTGAATGAGAAGAAGGgagattttaaaaatcaaagaggAAGAGATCGTGGTCGTGGAAGAGgaagaaattttaaaggaaGTGGCTCAAATGCTCGTGAAAGAGGTGAAGATGCAAGCACGGAGAATGGATGGAAAGAAGCCAaccaaa ACAGTGGTGCTAGCAAGCATATGACAggtaacaaaaatttattttcgaaGTTATTTGAATCTGATTGTGGAGAAGTAAAAGTAGGAGATGGCAAAGCTTACAAAGTTAGCGGTGTTGGTGAGTTGGAGTTCAAAACAAAGCAAGGAAGGGTAGAGAAAATGTCTGAAGTTTATTTTGTTCCTGGTCTTAAAAATAATCTACTTAGCGTTGGGCATCTCTTGAAGAAGGGGTATGATATTCATTTCCGTGACATGGCTTGCTATTTGTCAAAGAAAAATCAG ATATGGACATTTGAACTATGGAAATTTGGAGATGCTTTCAAGGACGATGATG TTTCATCTTTGGGAGGTAATCGTTACTTTATCTCTTTCATTGATGATTACTCAAGAAAGTTATGGGTGTATTGTGTCAAAGAAAAATCAGAGGCTTTTCAGAGATTCAAAGATTTCAAGGCAGAAGTGGAGAACTTTACTGGGCTGAAAATTAACACCTTACGAACAGATCGTGGAggtgaatatttttcaaaagaatttgagaaatattacTGA